The following coding sequences are from one Candidatus Borkfalkia ceftriaxoniphila window:
- the ku gene encoding non-homologous end joining protein Ku, with protein sequence MAYSYKGSISFGLVYIPVTLHSTIKNNDIGFNMIDKKTMSRVKYKKTCADCDGREVRQEDIVKGYEYEEGKYVLFDEKDFEKLKSKKDKNITIEQFVNLAEIDPLYFDKPYYVAPTGAEKAFAVLLSAMEEEGKAAVAKTVLGTKETLIAIRAKDGQMLLNTLFFAEEVTKNPAKEIKNEASEAEIRMAKTIIESMTGKFEPEKYKDEYREKVLAAIEQKISGKEINSPRERSEGKVIDLMDALQKSLLAVKKPAAKKAAPVKKTPPKKNKAL encoded by the coding sequence ATGGCTTATTCTTATAAGGGGAGCATCAGTTTCGGGTTGGTGTATATTCCCGTTACCTTGCACAGCACCATCAAAAACAACGATATAGGTTTCAACATGATCGACAAAAAGACCATGTCGCGCGTGAAATACAAAAAGACCTGCGCCGACTGCGACGGGCGCGAAGTCAGACAGGAAGATATTGTCAAGGGCTACGAGTACGAAGAAGGTAAATACGTGCTCTTCGACGAAAAAGATTTCGAAAAACTGAAATCGAAAAAGGACAAAAACATCACCATCGAGCAGTTCGTAAACCTTGCCGAAATAGACCCGCTGTATTTCGACAAACCCTACTACGTTGCGCCCACGGGCGCGGAAAAGGCGTTTGCCGTGCTTTTATCCGCCATGGAAGAGGAAGGAAAGGCCGCCGTCGCCAAGACTGTTTTGGGCACGAAAGAAACGCTCATCGCGATCCGCGCCAAAGACGGGCAGATGCTCCTGAATACGCTGTTTTTTGCGGAGGAAGTGACGAAAAACCCCGCGAAAGAGATCAAAAACGAGGCGAGCGAGGCGGAGATCAGGATGGCGAAGACCATCATCGAGAGCATGACGGGCAAGTTCGAGCCCGAAAAATATAAGGACGAATACCGCGAAAAGGTGCTCGCCGCCATCGAACAGAAAATTTCGGGCAAGGAGATCAACTCGCCCAGGGAAAGAAGCGAGGGCAAAGTCATCGACCTGATGGACGCATTGCAAAAGAGCCTCCTTGCGGTGAAAAAGCCCGCGGCGAAAAAAGCGGCGCCTGTCAAAAAAACTCCGCCCAAAAAGAACAAAGCGCTGTAA
- a CDS encoding class I adenylate-forming enzyme family protein gives MIRNLLIDRTNWSGAAILGETSCTYRDLARQALAISEILAEKDDKNVAIFLPDGERFVAALFGVFMAGKVAFPLNAGMTAHEILPLLAQADVHTVITDKKHGSMFGNFSAVLMEEIVQTEWNGPLYPVREAPAPQKTLLLLATSGTTGRAKLVEISEMNLDYCVHSYIDKMDYGKYETGKIRYLIATPYSSVYGLLILTVCLVKSFPVVTMSGGFSLPRFYQTVQDYKVTHSEGGTMTGILMEQTAGRPVPYDVSSLRYLGLAGSKIEEDVLKRLAAAYPRMEFWTGYGMTEASPLIAKPYKVMDARKLASVGTALPGEEIQIFADGVLTARPHVMGEIVVKGPNVMLGYYRNEEATREIVHGGRLYTGDIGYLDEEGYLYICGRVKNVIIVRGFNVYPEEVESCLRSSGLVRECVVYGENAKGESENVCADVVARNESVRAETLRAYCAEHLSAYKVPQKISLVETLERTATGKVKRGK, from the coding sequence ATGATCAGAAATTTACTCATCGACCGCACAAACTGGTCGGGCGCCGCGATTTTGGGCGAAACATCCTGCACCTACCGCGATCTTGCGCGGCAGGCGCTTGCGATTTCGGAAATACTGGCGGAAAAAGACGATAAGAACGTCGCGATATTTCTGCCCGACGGAGAGCGTTTCGTTGCCGCGCTGTTCGGAGTATTCATGGCGGGAAAAGTTGCTTTTCCCCTCAATGCGGGCATGACCGCGCACGAAATTCTGCCGCTTTTGGCGCAGGCAGACGTGCATACTGTGATTACGGATAAAAAGCACGGCTCCATGTTCGGAAATTTTTCCGCCGTGCTCATGGAGGAGATCGTACAAACGGAATGGAACGGGCCGCTCTATCCCGTGCGCGAAGCACCCGCTCCGCAGAAAACGCTGCTGCTTTTGGCAACGTCGGGCACGACGGGGCGCGCGAAACTCGTCGAGATCAGCGAAATGAATCTCGATTACTGCGTGCATTCGTATATCGACAAAATGGATTACGGAAAGTACGAGACGGGCAAGATACGTTACCTCATCGCAACGCCGTACTCTTCCGTTTACGGCCTGCTCATTCTTACCGTGTGCCTCGTCAAATCCTTTCCCGTCGTAACGATGTCGGGCGGTTTTTCGCTGCCGCGCTTTTATCAGACCGTGCAGGACTATAAAGTTACGCATAGCGAAGGCGGCACGATGACGGGGATTCTGATGGAGCAGACGGCGGGCCGTCCCGTACCGTACGACGTTTCGTCCCTGCGCTATTTGGGGTTGGCGGGCAGCAAGATCGAGGAAGACGTACTGAAACGGCTGGCGGCGGCGTATCCGCGCATGGAGTTCTGGACGGGGTACGGCATGACGGAGGCATCGCCGCTCATCGCCAAACCCTATAAGGTCATGGACGCGCGAAAACTCGCCTCCGTCGGGACGGCGCTTCCCGGGGAAGAAATCCAAATCTTTGCGGACGGCGTTCTGACTGCCCGTCCGCACGTGATGGGAGAGATCGTCGTTAAAGGACCGAACGTGATGCTCGGTTACTATCGAAACGAGGAAGCGACGCGCGAGATCGTGCATGGCGGACGGCTGTACACGGGCGATATCGGCTATCTCGACGAAGAGGGGTATCTCTATATCTGCGGACGCGTCAAAAACGTGATCATCGTGCGCGGGTTCAACGTGTATCCCGAAGAAGTGGAATCTTGTCTGCGGTCCAGCGGACTCGTCAGAGAGTGCGTCGTTTACGGCGAGAACGCGAAAGGGGAGAGCGAGAACGTATGCGCGGACGTGGTCGCACGCAATGAAAGCGTCCGCGCGGAAACGCTGCGAGCCTATTGCGCCGAACATCTTTCCGCGTATAAAGTGCCGCAAAAAATTTCGCTCGTCGAAACACTCGAAAGGACGGCGACGGGCAAGGTCAAAAGGGGAAAATAA
- a CDS encoding acyl carrier protein, with the protein MSIREKIIQKIDEKKYGDFAVTDETDLYRDLRFDSLSFICLITEIEDLYDIRFGMTEMDACLRVGKFIELAEQKVGERRA; encoded by the coding sequence GTGTCGATACGGGAAAAGATCATTCAAAAAATCGACGAAAAAAAATACGGAGACTTTGCGGTTACCGACGAAACGGATCTTTATCGGGATCTTCGTTTCGATTCGCTCTCCTTTATCTGTCTTATCACGGAGATCGAGGATCTCTACGATATCCGTTTCGGCATGACGGAAATGGACGCGTGTCTGCGTGTTGGCAAGTTCATTGAACTTGCCGAACAAAAAGTCGGGGAGCGCCGCGCATGA
- a CDS encoding GNAT family N-acetyltransferase, which produces MEKIRALYAPYVQKTADHPWLVAESGNEIAGYAYAEKLYARPAYARAAETSVYVKEDCRRGVVGRKLYESMENILKRQFVTNLYACIAYREAEDGTLTRASVDFHRAMGYRFAGKFERCGFKFGQWYDVVWMEKIIGEHDGAHFVPFSSLRNKRNTRY; this is translated from the coding sequence TTGGAAAAAATCCGCGCGCTGTATGCGCCTTACGTACAAAAGACGGCCGATCATCCTTGGCTCGTCGCCGAATCGGGGAACGAAATTGCGGGTTACGCCTACGCCGAAAAACTGTATGCGCGCCCCGCTTATGCCCGCGCCGCCGAAACGTCCGTCTATGTGAAAGAAGACTGTCGCCGCGGGGTCGTGGGGAGAAAACTTTACGAGTCTATGGAAAATATTTTAAAACGACAATTCGTGACCAACCTCTACGCTTGCATCGCGTACAGGGAAGCCGAGGACGGCACTCTCACCCGCGCCAGCGTCGATTTTCACCGCGCGATGGGGTATCGTTTTGCGGGAAAATTCGAACGATGCGGCTTTAAATTCGGACAGTGGTACGACGTCGTATGGATGGAAAAAATCATCGGCGAGCACGACGGGGCGCACTTTGTTCCGTTTTCAAGCCTGCGGAATAAACGAAACACACGATATTAA